Proteins from one Cellulosilyticum lentocellum DSM 5427 genomic window:
- the phnC gene encoding phosphonate ABC transporter ATP-binding protein has protein sequence MIKFDNVSKVYPNGFKGLKNVSLEIEQGEFVAIIGLSGAGKSTLIRTINRVHDISEGTLTVDGTDVSTLKGKSLRKFRRGIGMIFQSFNLVTRTTVIKNVLTSNIPDLPFWRVLLGCYPQEHKVAALEALDKVGILDKAYVRVDQLSGGQQQRVALARTLAQHPKIMLADEPVAALDPVTAKQVMDDFKRINKEMNISVLINIHHVDLALEYADRVIGIRAGEIVYDGPSKDVTKEILDQIYCGQEIGVMEEKNELVR, from the coding sequence ATGATTAAATTTGATAATGTAAGTAAAGTTTATCCAAATGGTTTTAAGGGACTTAAGAATGTTTCTCTTGAAATTGAGCAAGGTGAATTTGTAGCCATTATTGGCCTTTCAGGAGCAGGAAAATCGACACTTATTCGTACTATTAATCGTGTACATGATATTTCAGAAGGGACATTAACTGTAGACGGCACAGATGTAAGTACCTTAAAAGGCAAATCTCTTAGAAAATTCCGTAGAGGAATAGGTATGATTTTTCAATCCTTTAACCTTGTTACAAGAACAACCGTTATTAAAAATGTTTTAACTTCTAATATTCCAGATTTACCATTTTGGAGAGTACTACTAGGGTGTTATCCTCAGGAGCACAAAGTAGCAGCATTAGAAGCTTTAGATAAAGTAGGTATTTTAGACAAAGCGTATGTGAGAGTTGATCAACTTTCAGGAGGACAACAACAAAGGGTTGCCCTTGCCAGAACGTTAGCACAACATCCAAAGATTATGCTAGCAGATGAACCTGTTGCGGCCCTAGACCCTGTAACAGCAAAACAAGTTATGGATGATTTCAAGCGTATTAATAAAGAAATGAATATCTCAGTACTCATTAATATTCACCACGTAGATTTGGCACTTGAATATGCTGACCGTGTTATTGGTATTAGAGCTGGTGAAATAGTGTATGATGGTCCAAGTAAAGATGTAACTAAGGAAATCTTAGACCAAATTTATTGTGGACAGGAAATTGGAGTAATGGAGGAGAAAAATGAGTTGGTACGATAA
- a CDS encoding phosphate/phosphite/phosphonate ABC transporter substrate-binding protein, producing the protein MKKFGSMLMAMALGMSMLVGCGSGTANTGTTGTEEGAKTIDKLTVAFVPSKEPAEIVTATEPLKGMLKEELAKEGYNVGEVEITVGTSFEAVGEALSAGTADVGLIPGGTYVLYDDGAEPILTATRDALSIESDNAKDWNDKKPTTGLDEQVTFYRSLIIAGPSEKGQELAAKVNAGEALTWEDLNSANWSMMSTTSPAGYIYPSLWLQENYGKSLTDLASVVQADSYGSAMARLASGQLDIVVGYADLRRDNEEKWTSEFGRTASIWDETNVIGVTPGIYNDTVSVSTTSKIMTDEFKKALQNAFINIGNTDAGKEVIAIYSHNGYQVASPSDYDNERAAQKLIQELNAAK; encoded by the coding sequence ATGAAAAAATTTGGATCAATGCTTATGGCAATGGCATTAGGAATGAGTATGCTTGTAGGGTGTGGAAGCGGCACAGCTAATACAGGTACAACAGGAACAGAAGAAGGCGCTAAAACAATTGATAAATTAACAGTTGCATTCGTACCTTCTAAAGAGCCAGCAGAAATTGTAACAGCAACAGAGCCTTTAAAAGGAATGTTAAAAGAAGAGTTAGCTAAAGAGGGATACAACGTAGGCGAAGTAGAAATTACTGTAGGGACAAGCTTTGAAGCAGTAGGAGAAGCACTTAGTGCAGGGACAGCTGATGTAGGTTTAATTCCAGGTGGAACATACGTATTATACGATGATGGAGCAGAGCCAATCTTAACAGCAACACGTGATGCATTAAGCATTGAATCTGATAATGCAAAAGACTGGAATGATAAAAAACCAACTACAGGTCTTGATGAACAAGTAACATTCTATCGTTCATTAATCATTGCAGGTCCATCAGAAAAAGGTCAAGAGCTTGCAGCTAAAGTAAATGCAGGTGAAGCATTAACATGGGAAGACCTTAACTCAGCAAACTGGAGCATGATGTCTACAACATCACCAGCAGGTTACATTTATCCATCATTATGGTTACAAGAAAATTACGGAAAAAGTCTTACTGATTTAGCAAGTGTAGTACAAGCAGATTCTTATGGTAGTGCAATGGCTCGTCTTGCATCAGGTCAACTTGATATCGTAGTTGGTTATGCAGACTTACGTCGTGACAATGAAGAAAAATGGACATCAGAATTCGGAAGAACAGCATCTATTTGGGACGAAACAAATGTAATTGGTGTTACACCAGGTATTTACAATGATACAGTAAGTGTAAGTACAACATCTAAAATTATGACAGATGAATTTAAAAAAGCACTTCAAAATGCATTTATCAATATTGGTAATACAGACGCAGGTAAAGAAGTTATTGCTATCTACAGTCACAATGGTTACCAAGTAGCGTCACCATCTGACTATGATAATGAACGTGCAGCTCAAAAATTAATTCAAGAACTTAATGCAGCAAAATAA
- a CDS encoding substrate-binding domain-containing protein produces MATIKQISEMANVSMATVSRVLNKDETIAVSAEVRNKIFDIAHELQYIPPKKRRMKAEKGITIGIADWHIIRKDAHHVKLSDYVGIASRFCTDPVEFKRMTYGEDIQVDGIIALGRFSEEEVLYLKKQSYMILFINSDRQDYKYDRIIMDYNEGLMQMVSYILDEQKYESLGYIGAYYEQDGIVIGKTRHEALVTILKDKNKYQEEQFFIGEFSKQSGYEMAKKAIRANHLAKAVLLGNDQIAEGALEAFEEEGLKVPEDVRVIIYKDIETLRSKYPSYIAIEMFPDFVWETAIKLLIERITGARTETMTVILPSKFCEGKV; encoded by the coding sequence ATGGCGACTATAAAACAGATTTCTGAAATGGCTAATGTATCTATGGCGACTGTGTCAAGAGTACTTAATAAGGATGAAACAATTGCTGTTAGTGCAGAGGTAAGAAACAAGATTTTTGATATTGCCCATGAACTCCAATATATTCCACCCAAAAAACGTCGCATGAAAGCCGAAAAAGGCATTACTATTGGCATTGCAGATTGGCATATCATTAGAAAAGATGCCCACCATGTTAAACTTTCAGATTATGTTGGAATCGCAAGTAGATTTTGCACAGATCCAGTAGAATTTAAAAGGATGACATATGGTGAAGACATACAAGTAGATGGCATTATTGCTTTGGGACGCTTTTCAGAGGAAGAAGTACTCTATCTTAAGAAACAAAGCTATATGATTTTGTTTATTAATTCAGATAGACAAGATTATAAATATGACCGAATCATTATGGATTATAATGAAGGACTTATGCAAATGGTGTCATACATACTAGATGAACAAAAGTATGAAAGTCTAGGCTACATCGGCGCGTACTATGAGCAAGATGGTATTGTGATTGGAAAAACACGACATGAAGCACTTGTGACGATTCTTAAAGATAAAAATAAATATCAAGAAGAGCAATTTTTTATTGGTGAATTCAGTAAACAAAGTGGTTATGAAATGGCAAAAAAAGCTATTAGAGCTAATCATCTAGCCAAAGCAGTCTTGTTAGGCAATGACCAAATTGCAGAAGGTGCTTTAGAAGCTTTTGAAGAAGAAGGTCTTAAAGTACCAGAAGATGTTAGGGTCATTATTTATAAAGATATCGAGACATTAAGATCAAAATATCCTAGCTATATAGCTATTGAAATGTTTCCAGACTTTGTATGGGAAACAGCTATTAAGCTTTTAATAGAGCGTATAACAGGGGCAAGAACAGAAACGATGACTGTCATCTTACCTTCTAAATTTTGTGAGGGTAAAGTTTAA
- a CDS encoding GNAT family N-acetyltransferase: MKGAPMIILIGGESHTGKTLLAQRLLEKYHFPYTSLDHIKMGLIRGDKHCDFTALDSDDVIAEKLWGIVKGMIQTCRENKQNIIIEGCYLPVERVKEVLGEEVIACYLIFSKDYIRNHFDKVLEYENVIEQRNYPEERSIETFIAEHQRLKAKCIAHRVKYIEITDDYKSEIKAAYDYIESSMKLELRTYEEADLTEIGQLFYDTVHTVNAKDYSKEALDAWASGNIDEVKWHQSLLSHYSIIAKLNDKIVGFGDVEGNYLDRLYVHKDYQNRGVGRAITERLEDYAKQNKETTITTYASLTARPFFEKRGYLIIEEQQVKRNDALLKRFRMVKEL, translated from the coding sequence ATGAAAGGAGCACCTATGATTATTTTAATAGGCGGTGAAAGTCACACTGGAAAAACTTTATTGGCACAAAGACTGCTTGAGAAGTATCACTTTCCATATACAAGTCTTGATCATATAAAGATGGGCTTAATTCGAGGGGATAAACATTGTGATTTTACAGCACTTGACTCAGATGATGTGATAGCTGAAAAGTTGTGGGGCATTGTTAAAGGGATGATTCAAACCTGTAGGGAGAATAAGCAAAATATCATTATTGAAGGATGTTATTTACCAGTGGAGAGGGTAAAAGAAGTTCTAGGGGAGGAAGTTATTGCATGCTATTTAATTTTTTCAAAGGATTATATTAGAAATCATTTTGATAAAGTACTAGAATATGAAAATGTTATTGAGCAAAGGAACTATCCAGAAGAAAGAAGTATAGAAACATTTATAGCAGAACATCAAAGGTTGAAAGCAAAGTGCATAGCCCATAGGGTTAAATATATTGAAATTACTGATGATTATAAAAGTGAGATAAAAGCTGCTTATGATTACATTGAAAGTAGTATGAAGCTAGAGTTAAGAACCTATGAGGAAGCAGACCTTACTGAAATTGGACAATTATTTTATGATACTGTTCATACAGTTAATGCTAAAGACTATTCCAAAGAAGCTCTAGATGCCTGGGCAAGTGGAAATATAGATGAGGTAAAATGGCATCAATCCTTACTGAGCCACTATAGTATTATTGCAAAATTGAATGATAAAATTGTTGGATTTGGAGATGTTGAAGGTAATTACCTCGATCGCTTGTATGTACATAAAGATTATCAAAATCGAGGTGTTGGTAGAGCTATTACAGAAAGATTAGAAGACTATGCAAAGCAAAATAAAGAAACCACTATTACTACATATGCGTCTCTTACAGCAAGACCATTTTTTGAGAAAAGAGGCTACCTAATAATAGAAGAGCAGCAAGTTAAAAGAAATGATGCATTACTTAAGCGTTTTAGAATGGTAAAAGAGCTATAG